One window from the genome of Marinobacter sp. M3C encodes:
- a CDS encoding cobalamin-binding protein, giving the protein MQRCALDDTGKELCLSAPAQRVITLSPGATELMFAAGAGDKVMAVVNYSDYPPAALELPLIGSHTRVDMEALLALDPDLVITWVTGNPPAQVELLQELGVPTFAIEPRTFEGVSNVIERLSTLAGTELEGYAEAERFRVGVAALTQQYAGVKPIPVFYQVWEKPLMTVNNKHLIGKVLKLCGGVNVFGDMQRLIPRISAEVVLQADPDAILTGSVDGVSDDQLDEWKKYAGLTAVEKNNLLFVPASPISRPTPRLLDAIQTVCEKLENARERL; this is encoded by the coding sequence ATGCAACGTTGCGCTTTGGATGACACCGGAAAAGAGCTGTGTTTATCAGCCCCCGCCCAGCGCGTCATTACCTTGTCGCCTGGCGCCACAGAGCTGATGTTCGCGGCCGGCGCCGGTGACAAAGTAATGGCCGTAGTCAATTACAGTGACTATCCCCCGGCCGCCCTTGAACTCCCTCTGATTGGCAGCCACACCCGTGTCGATATGGAAGCTTTGCTGGCCCTTGATCCTGATCTGGTGATTACCTGGGTAACGGGTAATCCACCAGCACAGGTTGAGTTGCTTCAGGAGTTGGGCGTACCCACTTTTGCTATAGAGCCCCGCACCTTTGAGGGGGTTTCTAACGTTATTGAACGGCTTTCCACCCTAGCCGGTACCGAGCTGGAAGGTTACGCCGAAGCTGAGCGCTTCCGCGTTGGGGTTGCCGCTTTAACGCAGCAGTATGCCGGCGTTAAACCCATACCGGTGTTTTACCAGGTGTGGGAGAAACCTTTAATGACTGTGAACAACAAGCACCTGATTGGCAAAGTGCTGAAGTTGTGTGGCGGTGTGAATGTGTTTGGCGACATGCAACGGCTGATTCCCAGAATCAGTGCGGAAGTTGTGTTGCAGGCAGACCCCGATGCCATTCTTACCGGCAGCGTTGATGGCGTCAGCGACGACCAGTTGGATGAATGGAAGAAGTATGCGGGGCTGACCGCGGTGGAAAAAAACAATCTGCTTTTCGTGCCGGCGTCGCCTATTTCCCGGCCTACGCCGAGGTTGCTTGATGCCATACAAACAGTCTGTGAAAAACTGGAAAACGCCCGTGAACGATTATAG
- the cobD gene encoding threonine-phosphate decarboxylase CobD, with protein MAPPYPDFGGALTMMLEHGGRLNKATERWGIPRSEWLDLSTGINPIGWPVPDIPAELWQRLPEADDGLEEVIRQWSGAPPSAACVPVPGSQAAIMALPRLRKPCRVGIPVPGYREHGHSWRNAGHTIIPIGPEQTGCGASGCDDRWLDQLDVLVWINPNNPTGEIISPSTLLRWYQRLKKRGGWLVVDEAFMDATPAFSLCSHVGQPGLVVLRSLGKFFGLAGVRAGAVLADFAVADSLKRVLGPWPLGGPARYVMAQALSDTVWQLQARACLQQSAGRLREILQAAGLTLAGGGALFQTVRTDNPQSLADKLAAQAVLVRVFEPPGMLRFGLAADESQWRKLEMALAGKACD; from the coding sequence ATGGCTCCCCCCTATCCCGATTTTGGTGGTGCACTAACAATGATGTTGGAACACGGTGGACGGTTGAATAAAGCGACAGAACGCTGGGGCATTCCCCGCTCAGAATGGCTTGACCTGTCCACTGGCATAAACCCAATTGGCTGGCCGGTGCCCGATATACCGGCGGAGCTATGGCAAAGACTGCCCGAAGCCGATGACGGGCTCGAAGAGGTTATTCGCCAGTGGTCGGGTGCGCCTCCCTCGGCCGCCTGTGTTCCAGTGCCCGGCAGCCAGGCGGCTATTATGGCTTTGCCAAGATTGCGTAAACCCTGCCGTGTCGGCATACCTGTGCCTGGTTATCGTGAGCATGGGCACAGCTGGCGAAACGCGGGTCATACGATTATCCCCATAGGGCCTGAACAAACCGGCTGTGGCGCTTCAGGTTGCGATGATCGTTGGCTCGATCAGCTGGATGTGCTGGTGTGGATTAATCCCAATAATCCGACAGGAGAAATAATCTCGCCATCTACACTGTTACGTTGGTATCAACGACTGAAAAAGCGCGGTGGCTGGCTGGTTGTTGATGAGGCATTTATGGATGCTACGCCGGCATTTAGTCTTTGCTCTCATGTCGGGCAGCCAGGTTTGGTAGTGCTCCGTTCGCTGGGAAAGTTTTTTGGTCTGGCTGGGGTGCGCGCCGGGGCGGTGCTGGCGGACTTTGCAGTTGCTGACTCGTTAAAAAGAGTGCTCGGCCCTTGGCCGCTTGGGGGGCCAGCTCGCTATGTGATGGCGCAGGCGCTGAGCGATACGGTTTGGCAGCTTCAGGCCCGCGCCTGCTTGCAACAGAGTGCGGGCAGGTTGCGCGAGATACTGCAAGCAGCCGGGCTCACGTTGGCTGGTGGCGGCGCACTGTTCCAGACAGTTCGCACTGATAATCCACAATCGCTGGCGGATAAGCTGGCTGCACAGGCGGTGTTGGTTAGGGTCTTTGAGCCGCCAGGAATGCTGCGGTTTGGCCTGGCGGCAGATGAGAGTCAGTGGCGAAAGCTGGAAATGGCATTGGCTGGAAAGGCTTGTGATTAG
- a CDS encoding iron ABC transporter permease gives MTRALVSLGLLALASMAFALALGSVTVSPADLWQVIQGEGSTLHRTLLLDLRLPRTLAAFGTGGLLAVAGALMQVLLRNPLADPYVLGLSGGAAVGALLAMLMGMGTLIISGSAFAGAMLATVLVFGLAHGTGSWTPSRLLLTGVVVAAGWGAVITLMLAITPSYKLPGMLYWLMGDVSYARSPWPAVVVLAVSVVVIMPLARNLNVLARGPMQAAALGVSVRPLEWTIYVLASLLTATAVTTAGSIGFVGLIVPHMLRLILGNDQRIILPASALAGGTLLVLADTLARTMIAPEQLPVGVITALLGVPTFLYLLHRSR, from the coding sequence ATGACCCGCGCTTTGGTCAGCTTAGGCCTGTTGGCTCTGGCATCCATGGCTTTTGCGCTGGCGCTGGGAAGCGTGACTGTTTCGCCTGCGGATTTGTGGCAGGTTATTCAGGGCGAAGGCAGTACGCTGCACCGAACCCTGTTGCTGGATTTGCGGTTGCCGCGCACGCTTGCGGCGTTTGGCACCGGCGGGTTGTTGGCAGTGGCGGGCGCCCTGATGCAAGTGTTGCTGCGCAACCCGTTGGCAGATCCTTACGTGCTTGGGCTTTCAGGCGGCGCAGCCGTTGGCGCATTACTGGCCATGCTGATGGGAATGGGCACGTTGATAATATCGGGCTCGGCCTTTGCCGGCGCCATGCTGGCAACCGTGCTGGTGTTTGGCCTTGCCCACGGCACCGGCAGCTGGACACCGTCCCGCCTGTTGCTGACTGGCGTTGTAGTAGCGGCCGGTTGGGGCGCGGTGATTACCCTCATGCTGGCCATTACCCCTTCCTACAAACTGCCCGGCATGCTGTATTGGCTGATGGGCGATGTGTCCTACGCCCGCTCGCCCTGGCCGGCAGTTGTAGTGCTGGCGGTGTCGGTGGTGGTGATTATGCCCCTGGCCCGTAACCTGAATGTGCTGGCGCGGGGGCCCATGCAAGCCGCGGCGCTGGGTGTGTCGGTGCGACCTTTGGAATGGACAATTTACGTTCTGGCCAGCCTGCTGACAGCAACGGCGGTCACCACCGCAGGCAGCATCGGATTTGTGGGTTTGATTGTGCCCCACATGCTGCGACTGATTCTGGGCAACGACCAGCGCATTATCCTTCCTGCCAGCGCACTGGCTGGCGGTACCTTGCTGGTATTGGCAGATACCCTTGCCCGCACTATGATTGCGCCCGAACAGCTGCCCGTTGGGGTGATTACTGCTTTGCTGGGCGTGCCTACGTTCCTGTACCTGCTGCACCGGAGCCGCTGA
- a CDS encoding TonB-dependent receptor, with translation MKAFRFVASSLLVPFALSPLSIAVAQESTGAILDPIVVTATLGPKTVGESLASVTVISEEEIRSKAPADFSDLLRGQPGINVVGNGSFGKSTSVFTRGVQNAGTVLLIDGVKLHSATGGGASWQYVPTDLIQRVEVVRGPRSSLYGADAMGGVVQAFSLDPEQGQRGWVEAGAGNFDTQKTSAGASGSIGNTRFSLSGLHKESDGTAIIENGEDKGFRNTAGLGRVVHTLDNGGEASIMLLQSEGNTEYEGGNIDYLIRTVGFGLMTPLTDSWRMGIQFAESRDETESFTDFGDSIYNTRLRQARWENTLSFNVHELVVGAELQQDEVSGSQNYSETSRTNTAVFSQLRLNFGPVDAQLSLRGDDNEAYGTNETGGLALGYSFDQSHRVRASYGTAFRAPTFNDLYWPLSFNYQGNPDLEPEKSDSYELGVSGNYQVWFWDLAVYQMDIDNLISSGQIGTVDTRVNVDEARIRGAELGGGYEHDGWRAAVALTFMDPEDRNTKNQLARRAKQTARFDLDKTINNFEFGGSVIVEGDRYDDGANTERLAGFGTLDIRAGWSFASNWSTRLTLVNALDKEYSTAERFDGVKYISAGRTAMLSVRYDIQ, from the coding sequence ATGAAAGCTTTCCGGTTTGTTGCCAGCAGTCTGTTGGTGCCTTTTGCATTAAGTCCTCTTTCTATTGCGGTTGCCCAAGAATCCACCGGCGCGATTCTGGATCCGATTGTTGTTACCGCTACGCTAGGCCCTAAAACTGTGGGTGAGAGCTTGGCATCGGTGACGGTTATCAGCGAAGAAGAGATTCGCTCGAAAGCGCCTGCTGACTTTTCTGATCTTCTGCGCGGCCAGCCGGGGATCAACGTGGTTGGTAACGGCTCCTTTGGCAAATCAACCAGCGTTTTTACCCGCGGTGTACAGAATGCCGGTACCGTTCTTCTGATTGACGGCGTAAAGCTGCACTCTGCGACGGGCGGCGGTGCCTCCTGGCAGTACGTTCCGACAGATCTTATTCAACGCGTGGAAGTTGTACGTGGTCCGCGTAGTTCGCTTTATGGCGCAGACGCTATGGGCGGTGTGGTTCAGGCTTTCTCGTTGGACCCGGAACAAGGACAGCGGGGCTGGGTTGAGGCTGGTGCAGGTAACTTTGATACCCAAAAAACCAGTGCAGGTGCTTCTGGTTCGATTGGCAACACGCGTTTCAGCTTGAGCGGCTTGCATAAAGAGAGTGACGGCACGGCCATTATCGAGAACGGTGAAGATAAGGGCTTTCGCAATACCGCCGGCCTTGGCCGGGTTGTGCACACGCTCGATAACGGCGGTGAAGCCAGCATCATGTTGTTGCAGTCTGAGGGCAACACCGAGTACGAAGGTGGCAATATTGATTACCTGATCCGCACTGTCGGTTTTGGGTTGATGACGCCACTGACTGACAGTTGGCGAATGGGTATTCAGTTTGCCGAATCACGGGATGAAACTGAGTCGTTCACAGACTTTGGCGACAGCATTTATAACACGCGATTGCGCCAGGCTAGATGGGAAAATACCCTCTCGTTCAATGTCCATGAGCTGGTTGTGGGTGCAGAGCTGCAGCAGGATGAGGTCAGCGGTTCCCAGAATTATTCAGAAACCAGTAGAACCAATACGGCGGTATTCAGCCAGTTGCGCCTGAACTTTGGCCCGGTTGATGCTCAACTCAGTCTTCGCGGCGATGACAACGAAGCCTACGGCACCAACGAAACGGGTGGCTTGGCATTGGGTTACAGTTTTGACCAATCACACCGTGTCCGCGCGAGTTACGGTACGGCGTTCAGAGCGCCTACGTTCAATGACCTCTACTGGCCATTATCGTTTAACTACCAGGGCAATCCTGACCTGGAACCCGAGAAATCAGACAGCTATGAACTGGGCGTTAGCGGAAACTACCAGGTATGGTTTTGGGACCTGGCTGTTTATCAAATGGATATTGATAACCTGATTAGCTCTGGGCAGATTGGCACCGTTGATACTCGTGTTAACGTCGACGAGGCACGAATTCGCGGAGCGGAGTTAGGTGGCGGCTACGAACACGACGGCTGGCGGGCAGCGGTTGCACTAACCTTCATGGACCCTGAAGACCGTAACACCAAAAACCAGTTGGCACGCCGCGCGAAGCAAACGGCTCGATTTGATCTGGATAAAACCATCAATAACTTTGAGTTTGGTGGATCGGTGATTGTCGAAGGAGATCGCTATGACGACGGAGCTAACACTGAACGTTTGGCGGGCTTTGGGACACTGGATATCCGCGCAGGTTGGAGCTTTGCTTCAAACTGGAGCACCCGCCTGACTTTGGTTAACGCGCTTGATAAAGAGTACTCAACAGCAGAGCGTTTTGACGGTGTGAAGTACATCTCTGCAGGCCGCACAGCCATGCTGTCCGTTCGCTATGATATTCAGTAA
- the cbiB gene encoding adenosylcobinamide-phosphate synthase CbiB has product MLAIAFDYLLGEPRRMHPVVGFGRLVTVVEKRFNIAPENPRLSLPAGFLAVLLLTVPLLCLAVWVSVTLDGLLLMLAQAVALWLAISLRGLTEHGRSVAEPLHEGDLERAQEQVSRIVSRQASALDERGVAAAATESMLENGADAVFASLFWFLIAGIPGVVVHRMVNTLDAMWGYRNPRFLYFGRAAARLDDLMGWVPARLTALTYMLLGDCKLAWWCWRNQAPQWDSPNAGPVMAAGAGALNVRLGGPSPYPSGVKQRPILGGIQDASSASIEAAITLVRHGVWLWIGVVLAITALILCARHGRTPGGASPPVSWPQRTK; this is encoded by the coding sequence ATGCTTGCTATTGCCTTTGATTATCTATTGGGCGAGCCGCGCCGCATGCACCCGGTTGTCGGGTTCGGGCGATTGGTCACCGTTGTGGAAAAGAGGTTCAACATCGCACCGGAAAACCCCCGGCTAAGTCTACCAGCAGGCTTTTTAGCGGTTCTTTTGCTAACGGTGCCTCTGCTGTGCCTGGCCGTCTGGGTTTCTGTGACCCTCGATGGGCTGCTGTTGATGTTGGCTCAGGCGGTAGCGCTTTGGCTGGCAATTTCGCTTCGCGGGCTAACAGAGCATGGCCGATCGGTAGCTGAACCGCTACACGAGGGCGACCTTGAAAGGGCCCAGGAGCAGGTTAGTCGCATTGTCAGTCGCCAGGCCAGTGCACTTGATGAGCGAGGCGTGGCCGCTGCGGCGACCGAGTCCATGCTGGAGAACGGAGCAGATGCGGTGTTTGCCAGCCTGTTCTGGTTCCTGATAGCAGGCATTCCCGGCGTGGTTGTGCACCGAATGGTGAATACCCTGGATGCCATGTGGGGGTATCGCAACCCGCGATTTCTGTATTTTGGCCGGGCTGCAGCGCGGCTCGATGACCTGATGGGCTGGGTTCCCGCTCGCCTGACTGCTCTCACCTATATGCTGTTGGGCGATTGCAAACTAGCCTGGTGGTGTTGGCGAAATCAGGCCCCGCAATGGGATAGCCCCAATGCCGGGCCTGTTATGGCGGCGGGTGCAGGTGCACTGAATGTGCGACTTGGTGGGCCCTCGCCTTATCCCTCTGGTGTTAAGCAGCGCCCGATTTTGGGTGGTATTCAGGATGCGAGTTCAGCCAGTATTGAAGCTGCGATCACGCTGGTGCGGCACGGGGTTTGGCTATGGATTGGTGTTGTTCTGGCGATTACAGCGCTTATCTTGTGCGCCCGGCACGGGCGCACTCCTGGAGGTGCAAGTCCTCCCGTAAGCTGGCCACAGCGAACGAAGTGA
- a CDS encoding ABC transporter ATP-binding protein produces the protein MSTLSTRDLIINVPGRPDGFPLSMSIEPGQIWGVLGPNGAGKTTLLHTLAGLLPARSGQVQLNSRSFTALKRRDIARQLGLVFQERQDSFPATVLETALIGRHPWLSPWDSEQGEDLRRAEQALTTLDVDHLSDRLLNTLSGGERQRVAIATLMTQNPDVLLLDEPTNHLDLHHQVKVMNLLRDQAGAGKAVFMCLHDLNLAARWCTHALLLYTNGDACWGPAKNMLEPAALERLYNQKLITVEADGAPVFVPVSF, from the coding sequence ATGAGCACGCTGAGCACCCGTGATCTGATTATCAACGTACCTGGTCGGCCTGACGGCTTCCCTTTGAGCATGAGCATAGAGCCCGGTCAGATATGGGGCGTGCTGGGCCCCAACGGCGCTGGTAAAACCACGTTATTGCACACATTGGCCGGATTACTGCCCGCCCGCAGTGGCCAGGTGCAGCTGAACAGCAGGTCGTTTACCGCACTGAAACGTCGCGACATTGCCCGGCAACTGGGCCTGGTGTTTCAGGAGCGCCAGGACAGCTTTCCGGCGACCGTGCTGGAAACCGCTTTGATTGGCCGGCACCCCTGGTTATCGCCCTGGGACAGTGAGCAGGGTGAGGATCTGCGTCGTGCGGAGCAGGCTTTAACCACACTGGACGTGGACCATCTGTCAGATCGCCTGCTCAATACCCTGTCGGGTGGCGAGCGCCAGCGCGTGGCTATTGCCACCCTGATGACCCAGAACCCCGATGTTCTGCTGTTGGACGAACCCACAAACCACCTGGATTTGCACCATCAGGTGAAGGTGATGAATCTGCTGCGTGATCAGGCGGGTGCTGGCAAAGCCGTGTTCATGTGCCTGCACGATCTGAATCTGGCGGCACGCTGGTGCACTCACGCACTTTTGCTCTATACCAACGGCGATGCCTGCTGGGGGCCCGCTAAGAATATGTTGGAGCCGGCAGCGCTTGAACGGCTCTACAACCAGAAATTAATCACCGTAGAAGCAGATGGTGCACCCGTTTTTGTACCCGTAAGTTTCTAA
- a CDS encoding cobyrinate a,c-diamide synthase yields the protein MTITVPAVMITAPASGQGKSLVTAALARLHRNAGRKVRVFKHGPDYLDPMVLEVASGQPVYQLHPWMTGEDECRWRVAEAAQDADLILIEGAMGLFDGTPPSADLAKLLGIPALPVIDASGMAQTFGALVLGLASFDPELSVYQVIANKVGSPRHGDMLKERLPDGISLLGAIPRDDAMSIPDRNLGLVQAAELEGLDQQLDQAAEVLKAAGLDVLPKAVAIAASERSKPEALLAGVRIAIARDLAFSFIYRANTELLEAMGAELHYFSPLADAQLPPADALWLPGGYPELHGSTLANNTSMLDSIRAFYHAGKPILAECGGFMACAEELADKEGVVHSLLGLIPGRAAMAKRLQGLGMHSLTAKEGELRGHTYHRSTLETSLKPAAHTYKQAGTGSEAVFCEKGLVGSYFHGYFPSAPALVAAVFRGQPLRFPSASEKTHA from the coding sequence ATGACCATAACCGTACCGGCAGTAATGATAACCGCACCCGCCTCCGGGCAGGGTAAATCCTTGGTCACAGCCGCCTTGGCGCGCCTGCATCGCAATGCCGGCCGCAAGGTGCGGGTGTTCAAACACGGTCCGGATTATCTCGACCCCATGGTGCTGGAAGTCGCATCCGGCCAGCCGGTGTACCAGCTTCATCCGTGGATGACCGGTGAAGATGAGTGCCGCTGGCGGGTGGCAGAGGCCGCGCAAGATGCCGATCTTATTTTAATTGAAGGCGCCATGGGTTTGTTTGACGGCACCCCGCCCAGCGCCGATCTGGCCAAGCTGCTGGGCATTCCGGCCCTGCCGGTGATTGACGCCAGCGGCATGGCGCAAACCTTCGGTGCCCTGGTGCTGGGGCTGGCAAGCTTTGACCCCGAGCTGTCTGTGTACCAGGTTATTGCCAACAAAGTTGGCAGCCCGCGCCATGGCGACATGCTGAAAGAACGCTTGCCGGATGGCATCAGCCTGCTGGGCGCTATTCCACGGGATGACGCCATGAGCATTCCGGACCGGAATCTGGGTCTGGTGCAGGCGGCAGAGCTGGAAGGTTTGGATCAACAGCTTGATCAGGCGGCCGAAGTGCTCAAAGCTGCGGGCCTCGATGTGTTGCCAAAAGCGGTGGCCATCGCTGCATCAGAGCGCTCAAAACCAGAGGCGTTGCTGGCAGGTGTGCGCATTGCCATCGCCCGCGATCTGGCTTTCAGTTTTATCTACCGTGCAAACACAGAACTGCTGGAAGCGATGGGCGCAGAGCTGCATTACTTCTCACCCTTGGCCGATGCGCAGTTACCACCGGCAGACGCACTTTGGCTTCCCGGTGGCTATCCCGAGCTACATGGCAGTACCTTGGCAAACAACACCTCTATGCTGGACTCCATTCGTGCTTTTTATCACGCTGGCAAACCGATACTGGCCGAATGTGGCGGCTTTATGGCGTGTGCGGAAGAGCTGGCAGACAAGGAAGGGGTTGTGCATTCGCTGCTTGGATTAATTCCGGGCCGCGCGGCCATGGCCAAGCGCTTACAGGGTTTGGGCATGCACAGCCTGACGGCAAAGGAAGGCGAACTGCGGGGCCACACCTATCACCGGTCTACCCTTGAAACCTCCTTGAAGCCTGCCGCCCATACCTACAAACAAGCGGGTACCGGCAGCGAAGCTGTATTCTGCGAGAAGGGCCTGGTTGGTAGCTACTTCCACGGTTATTTCCCATCGGCACCCGCATTAGTGGCTGCTGTTTTTCGTGGTCAGCCATTGAGGTTTCCCAGCGCCTCGGAGAAAACTCATGCATGA
- a CDS encoding IS1595 family transposase: protein MARNPIQFQPGLSLPAFLEQYGTEAQCQAALFQHRWPKGFVCPECGNSTGCRLSRGHYQCHRCHHQTSLTAGTIFHATHLPLTIWFLAIYLLTQRKSGISALQLSRELGVAYNTAWKLKHKLMQVMHERNQGEKLSGRIEIDDAYLGGERPGKRGRGAEHTFPFVAAVQTDEAGHPQRVQLRRVSGFSLVGIRRYAQQAIAPGSQVISDGLWCFRAFDTPIYSHDRHITGGGRASVKNPEFNWVNTLLGNVKNAITGTYHAPRYLAEFEYRFNRRYDLSAMIPRFLTVATRTPPMPYRLLKMAEAYA, encoded by the coding sequence ATGGCACGCAACCCAATCCAGTTCCAGCCCGGCTTGTCGTTACCGGCGTTTCTTGAGCAGTACGGCACGGAAGCACAGTGCCAAGCAGCCCTCTTTCAGCATCGCTGGCCCAAGGGCTTCGTGTGCCCTGAGTGTGGTAATAGCACAGGCTGTCGACTGTCCCGAGGGCACTACCAGTGCCACCGCTGCCACCATCAAACCTCGCTGACGGCCGGCACCATCTTTCATGCGACACACCTGCCGTTGACCATCTGGTTCCTGGCCATTTATCTGCTGACCCAGCGCAAGAGTGGTATCTCGGCACTACAACTGTCCCGGGAGCTTGGCGTCGCCTACAACACGGCCTGGAAACTCAAGCACAAGCTGATGCAGGTCATGCATGAGCGCAACCAGGGAGAGAAGCTCTCCGGGCGCATTGAGATTGATGACGCCTACCTGGGCGGTGAACGGCCGGGAAAGCGCGGTCGCGGCGCTGAGCACACGTTCCCGTTTGTGGCCGCCGTACAAACCGATGAGGCGGGCCATCCGCAGCGTGTTCAGCTACGACGTGTGAGCGGTTTTAGCCTTGTCGGGATACGTCGCTACGCCCAACAGGCCATTGCGCCCGGAAGCCAGGTCATCAGTGACGGCCTATGGTGTTTTCGGGCCTTCGACACTCCCATCTACAGCCATGACCGCCACATCACCGGGGGTGGGCGTGCCAGCGTGAAGAATCCTGAGTTCAACTGGGTCAACACCCTGCTTGGCAACGTCAAGAACGCGATCACCGGTACCTACCATGCCCCTCGCTATCTTGCCGAGTTCGAATATCGCTTCAACCGGCGCTATGACCTCAGCGCCATGATCCCACGTTTTCTGACAGTGGCAACCCGGACACCACCGATGCCTTACAGGCTGTTGAAGATGGCTGAAGCTTATGCGTAA